The window GGATGCCCGACCTTATTCTGATCGACATTGAAATGCCGGGAATGGACGGGCTGGAGACTACACGGCGGATCAAGCTGGAGTACCCTTATGTCAAGATCGTCATCGTCACCGTGTCGGATGAAATCTCTTATTTATTCGAGGCGCTGAAGCAGGGCGCACAGGGGTATTTGCTGAAGAACCTGGCTCCTTCGACCTGGATTGAATATCTGCTGGCGATTGTTAGTGAAGAGGTTCCGCTGAGCCGGGAGCTGGCTTTTCAGATTCTCAAGGAATTTGCAGTGACCTCCGTGAAGGAGGAGCGGGAAGCATTAACAGCGCGGGAGAAGGAAATACTGGGCTGTGTATCCTCTGGTTCCACGAATAGGGAAATCGGAGCAACCCTCGGCATCTCCGAGCACACGGTCAAAAACCACCTTAAAAACATCCTGCAAAAGCTACAGCTACAGAATCGGACGCAGCTGACACGGTATGCCCTGGAGCAGGGGCTGGCCTCACGGGAGCGGGATTTTCCGCGGAAGAGATAGAGGAGAAACATAGAGATGAACATTAATATCATTGAGAATTCAAAGAGGGGGAATTATTTTTGAATAAATTGCTTCGTAAACTAATGACTCTAGCTATGCCCTCAGCTGCTGTGCTGATGCTGTTCGCAGCGGTAGCCAGTGCGCATGTAACCGTTGCTCCGGCCGAGTCAACCACTGGAGCCTGGGAGACTTATACCCTTAAAGTGCCTTCGGAAAAAGACGCCGCCACTGTGCAGGTGGACCTGCGCATTCCGGAAGGAGCCGAGTTCAAGCAGTATGAAGCTGTGCCGGGCTGGAACGTGA of the Paenibacillus pedocola genome contains:
- a CDS encoding response regulator transcription factor — encoded protein: MNRCRVLIVDDHAHAREAMGEILSLDERFEVIGAVGSGAEAMVWTGQWMPDLILIDIEMPGMDGLETTRRIKLEYPYVKIVIVTVSDEISYLFEALKQGAQGYLLKNLAPSTWIEYLLAIVSEEVPLSRELAFQILKEFAVTSVKEEREALTAREKEILGCVSSGSTNREIGATLGISEHTVKNHLKNILQKLQLQNRTQLTRYALEQGLASRERDFPRKR